The Formosa sp. Hel1_33_131 genome window below encodes:
- a CDS encoding TAT-variant-translocated molybdopterin oxidoreductase produces MSSNKKYWKSVEELNPSHSSAVETLKQKEFTQEIPVDEFLGDKETLESSSTTRRDFLKYVGFSTAAASLAACEGPVIKSIPYVVQPEQIIPGVANYYATAIANGYDFASVLIKTREGRPIKVESNSLAKANGGINARVQASVLDLYDNQRVVGPQKEGQETSWGELTAEVAQKLEALKGSDKSIVLLTQTFASPSTSKLISDFKQKYGNVSHVVYDAISESAAADAFQNKYGSRGLANYDFSKAQTIVSIGADFLGDWQGGGFDAAYAQGRIPKNGKMSRHIQFEANMSLSGANADKRVAIKPSQQKVALAKLYGKLFGTAVGGDLPAHLETAVNNAASELLKAGSNAVVLSGIQDVNAQNIVLAINEKLNSKAFDPNNPILTRQGNDKAVAQLVTDMNAGTVGAVIMAGVNPAYTLPNASAFVEGLKQTELSVAFTMKNDETASVSQYVAATSHYLESWGDLETKKGHYGLMQPTIRPLFDTKQFQDLLLELVGTSGSYHDFVKSYWNSNVLKGASWNDSLHDGVYVSSNSATVETADAFDSSTISGLGAAVTALAATSTSGMELTLYPKTGMGDGQQANNPWLQEFPDPLTRTTWDNYLTVSEFDGKALGFFLETSTFFSENSHDADGGLNGKYANVTVNGVTVKVPVIIQPGQARGTVGMSFGYGRTEGLKTEMQTGVNAYPLYNDFNTVQTATVELTDGKHEFACVQLHNTLMGRGDIIKETTLEIFNTESAADWNPMTMVSLNHEETPVDSPDVDLWDEFDRSIGHHFNLSIDLNSCTGCGACVIACHAENNVPVVGKEEIRRSRDMHWLRIDRYYSSDDTFEGDNTTKDDIQGLGSSLSTFGEMEIPSENPQVAFQPIMCQHCNHAPCETVCPVAASSHGRQGQNHMAYNRCVGTRYCANNCPYKVRRFNWFLYNENDEFDYHMNNDLGRMVINPDVTVRSRGVMEKCSMCIQMTQKTILDAKRDGREVNPDEFKTACSSACDSGAIAFGDINNKKSAITELKDDERAYHLLDHVGTKPNVVYQVKVRNTNEA; encoded by the coding sequence ATGTCATCAAATAAGAAATACTGGAAAAGTGTTGAGGAGCTAAATCCGAGTCATAGCTCCGCTGTTGAGACGCTTAAACAAAAGGAATTTACACAAGAAATTCCTGTAGATGAATTTCTAGGCGATAAAGAAACCCTAGAGTCATCGAGTACAACGCGTCGTGATTTCTTAAAATATGTAGGGTTCAGTACTGCTGCAGCATCTTTAGCAGCCTGTGAAGGACCGGTCATCAAATCAATTCCTTACGTGGTTCAGCCAGAACAAATTATCCCTGGTGTTGCAAATTATTATGCAACGGCCATTGCTAATGGATATGATTTTGCAAGTGTTTTAATTAAAACCAGAGAAGGCCGTCCTATCAAGGTCGAGTCTAACAGTCTTGCAAAAGCAAACGGTGGGATCAACGCCAGAGTGCAAGCTTCTGTATTAGATTTATATGATAACCAAAGAGTTGTAGGCCCACAAAAAGAGGGTCAAGAAACGAGTTGGGGAGAGTTGACAGCAGAAGTGGCTCAAAAATTAGAAGCATTAAAAGGATCGGATAAATCAATTGTGTTATTAACACAAACCTTTGCAAGCCCATCGACTTCAAAATTGATCTCTGATTTTAAACAAAAATATGGGAATGTAAGCCACGTCGTTTATGATGCGATATCAGAATCGGCTGCCGCAGATGCGTTCCAAAACAAATATGGCTCAAGAGGATTGGCTAATTACGATTTTTCAAAAGCCCAAACCATTGTATCTATAGGCGCTGACTTTTTAGGCGACTGGCAAGGGGGTGGTTTTGATGCTGCTTATGCACAAGGACGTATTCCTAAAAACGGAAAAATGTCGCGTCATATTCAGTTTGAAGCAAACATGAGCTTATCAGGAGCAAATGCTGATAAACGTGTCGCAATCAAACCGTCTCAACAAAAAGTAGCCCTTGCAAAACTTTACGGAAAATTATTTGGAACCGCAGTTGGAGGCGATCTTCCAGCACACTTAGAAACGGCTGTAAACAATGCAGCTTCTGAATTATTGAAAGCAGGTTCTAACGCAGTTGTACTTTCAGGAATTCAAGACGTCAATGCACAAAACATTGTGTTGGCCATCAACGAAAAACTTAACAGTAAAGCGTTTGATCCTAACAATCCAATCTTAACCCGTCAAGGGAATGATAAAGCGGTTGCTCAATTAGTAACAGATATGAATGCGGGCACTGTAGGTGCTGTCATCATGGCCGGTGTGAACCCAGCGTACACACTTCCAAATGCTTCTGCATTTGTAGAAGGATTAAAACAAACAGAATTATCAGTAGCCTTCACCATGAAAAATGATGAAACAGCTTCTGTATCACAATATGTTGCTGCTACTTCTCATTATTTAGAATCGTGGGGCGATTTAGAAACTAAAAAAGGACATTACGGGCTCATGCAGCCAACCATTCGTCCTTTATTTGACACCAAACAATTTCAAGACCTATTATTAGAATTGGTGGGGACTTCAGGGTCTTACCACGATTTTGTAAAGTCCTATTGGAACAGCAATGTATTAAAAGGGGCTTCTTGGAATGACAGTTTACACGATGGTGTGTATGTTTCATCAAACTCTGCAACGGTAGAAACTGCAGATGCTTTTGATAGCAGTACAATTTCAGGATTAGGAGCTGCAGTCACTGCACTTGCTGCAACATCCACTTCTGGTATGGAGCTGACGCTGTATCCAAAAACAGGAATGGGAGATGGTCAACAAGCCAACAACCCTTGGTTACAAGAATTTCCAGATCCATTGACAAGAACGACTTGGGATAACTACTTAACAGTATCTGAATTTGATGGTAAAGCATTAGGATTCTTTTTAGAAACAAGTACTTTTTTCAGTGAAAACAGTCATGATGCCGATGGTGGATTGAACGGGAAATATGCAAACGTCACCGTAAATGGTGTCACTGTAAAAGTTCCGGTGATCATTCAACCAGGACAAGCAAGAGGTACGGTAGGAATGTCCTTTGGATATGGTCGAACCGAAGGTCTCAAAACAGAAATGCAAACAGGTGTCAACGCCTATCCTTTATATAACGATTTTAACACCGTACAAACCGCTACTGTAGAGTTAACGGATGGGAAGCATGAATTTGCTTGTGTTCAGTTGCACAATACATTAATGGGTAGAGGAGATATCATCAAAGAAACGACTTTGGAGATATTCAATACTGAATCTGCTGCGGATTGGAACCCAATGACTATGGTGTCATTGAACCATGAAGAAACACCAGTTGATTCTCCAGATGTAGATTTATGGGATGAATTTGACCGTTCGATTGGACATCATTTCAACCTGTCAATTGACTTAAACTCCTGTACAGGATGTGGAGCTTGTGTGATTGCATGTCATGCAGAAAACAACGTTCCAGTTGTAGGAAAAGAAGAAATTCGTAGAAGTCGCGATATGCACTGGCTACGTATTGATAGATATTATTCTTCAGATGATACGTTTGAAGGTGATAACACCACCAAAGATGATATTCAAGGTTTAGGAAGTTCATTAAGTACTTTTGGAGAGATGGAAATTCCATCTGAAAACCCACAAGTTGCTTTCCAACCAATCATGTGTCAGCACTGTAACCATGCACCCTGTGAAACGGTTTGTCCAGTAGCAGCCTCCTCTCACGGTCGTCAAGGTCAGAATCACATGGCTTATAACAGATGTGTTGGAACGCGTTATTGCGCTAACAACTGTCCTTATAAAGTACGTCGATTCAACTGGTTCTTATACAATGAGAACGATGAATTTGATTACCACATGAATAACGACTTAGGTCGTATGGTCATCAATCCAGACGTAACAGTACGTTCTAGAGGTGTGATGGAAAAATGTTCGATGTGTATTCAAATGACACAGAAAACAATTTTGGACGCGAAACGCGACGGAAGAGAAGTCAATCCAGATGAGTTCAAAACCGCTTGTTCGTCTGCATGTGACTCAGGCGCCATTGCGTTTGGAGATATAAATAATAAGAAAAGTGCGATTACCGAACTTAAAGATGATGAGCGTGCTTATCATTTATTAGATCACGTTGGTACAAAACCAAACGTCGTCTATCAAGTTAAAGTAAGAAACACAAACGAAGCATAA
- the nrfD gene encoding NrfD/PsrC family molybdoenzyme membrane anchor subunit: MASHYEAPIRRPLVTGEKSYHDVTLDVVAPVEGKANKLWWIVFSIALAAFSWGIGCMIYTVSTGIGTWGLNKTVGWAWDITNFVWWVGIGHAGTLISAVLLLFRQKWRMAINRSAEAMTIFSVIQAGLFPIIHMGRPWLAYWVLPIPNQFGSLWVNFNSPLLWDVFAISTYLSVSLVFWWTGLLPDFAMIRDRAVRPFQKKIYSLLSFGWSGRAKDWQRFEEVSLVLAGLATPLVLSVHTIVSFDFATSVIPGWHTTIFPPYFVAGAIFSGFAMVNTLLIIMRKVCSLEDYITVQHIELMNIVIMITGSIVGVAYMTELFIAWYSGVEYEQYAFLNRATGPYAWAYWAMMSCNVFSPQFMWFKRLRTSIMFSFFISIVVNIGMWFERFVIIVTSLHRDYLPSSWTMFSPTFVDIGIFIGTIGFFFVLFLLYARTFPVIAQAEVKTILKSSGQRYKNIREAGGSLVGTGSDERTDAMTKPAQTPKKEKE, encoded by the coding sequence ATGGCGTCTCATTACGAAGCACCTATCAGAAGACCATTAGTTACTGGGGAAAAATCATATCATGATGTAACCTTGGACGTTGTTGCACCTGTTGAAGGAAAAGCAAACAAACTATGGTGGATAGTATTTTCTATTGCACTTGCAGCTTTTAGCTGGGGAATAGGGTGTATGATTTATACCGTCTCTACGGGGATTGGTACTTGGGGTCTCAACAAAACCGTTGGTTGGGCTTGGGATATTACGAACTTCGTTTGGTGGGTTGGTATTGGACATGCAGGTACCCTGATTTCAGCAGTACTCTTATTATTCAGACAGAAATGGCGTATGGCAATTAACCGTTCTGCGGAAGCCATGACTATTTTCTCTGTAATTCAAGCAGGATTGTTTCCAATTATTCACATGGGTCGTCCATGGTTAGCATACTGGGTATTGCCTATTCCAAATCAATTTGGGTCGTTATGGGTCAACTTTAACTCGCCTTTATTGTGGGATGTATTTGCAATTTCTACATATCTATCTGTATCACTTGTATTCTGGTGGACAGGATTATTACCAGATTTCGCAATGATTCGAGATCGTGCGGTAAGACCTTTCCAAAAGAAAATCTATTCATTATTAAGCTTTGGATGGAGTGGACGTGCAAAAGACTGGCAACGTTTTGAAGAAGTATCTTTGGTACTTGCAGGACTTGCAACCCCTTTAGTATTATCCGTACACACCATTGTATCTTTTGATTTCGCAACCTCGGTGATTCCGGGATGGCATACAACTATTTTTCCACCCTACTTTGTAGCAGGTGCAATTTTCTCTGGCTTCGCCATGGTAAATACCTTATTGATCATCATGCGTAAAGTATGTAGTCTTGAAGATTACATTACTGTTCAACATATCGAATTGATGAACATCGTCATCATGATTACGGGATCCATTGTTGGGGTTGCGTATATGACGGAATTATTTATCGCTTGGTATTCAGGAGTTGAATACGAACAATATGCATTCTTAAACAGAGCAACAGGACCTTATGCTTGGGCCTACTGGGCAATGATGTCATGTAATGTATTTTCGCCACAATTTATGTGGTTCAAAAGACTTAGAACAAGTATCATGTTCTCATTCTTTATCTCCATTGTCGTAAACATTGGAATGTGGTTTGAACGTTTTGTGATTATTGTAACCTCTCTTCACAGAGATTACTTACCATCTTCATGGACCATGTTCTCACCAACGTTTGTAGATATCGGAATTTTCATCGGAACCATTGGATTCTTCTTTGTATTATTCTTATTGTACGCTCGAACGTTCCCAGTGATTGCACAAGCTGAAGTCAAAACAATATTAAAGTCTTCAGGACAACGTTATAAAAACATTAGAGAAGCAGGTGGTAGCCTAGTCGGTACAGGTTCAGATGAACGTACAGATGCTATGACAAAACCAGCCCAAACACCTAAAAAAGAAAAAGAGTAG
- a CDS encoding c-type cytochrome, translated as MIKSNQSLEMTSINAMKQGFNFYTLSKILFSGLLFFSITFTSLYAQDGDPVKGKSLFNANCAACHQLDKKMTGPALRNVETRLSEEEGLDRVWLNAWIRNSSALIKSGDAYANKIYAEYNGSAMTAFPGFSDDDITNILAYTAQEKATPVAAVATAVQGGQAEGGVSQELVLAALAILFGLLALGLFLVNNTLRRFASANNVEIAEAVKKKSLWKAFIQNQFLMLVVAIFFLLSSAYFVYGYFMQVGVDQGYQPIQPIHYSHKIHAGDNGIDCKYCHSSARVSKHSGIPALNVCMNCHKSIYEVSPETATDEYTKEFYDGEIKKLYDAVGWDDAEQKYTGNTKPVKWVRIHNLPDFAYFNHSQHVVVAGLECQTCHGPVEEMEIMYQFSPLTMGWCINCHRETNVKVQDNGYYDKIHEALTKKYGVEQLTAAQMGGLECGKCHY; from the coding sequence ATGATAAAATCGAATCAAAGTTTAGAAATGACTTCTATCAACGCTATGAAACAGGGATTTAACTTTTACACGCTTTCGAAAATACTATTCTCGGGGCTTTTATTTTTCTCAATTACATTCACATCGCTATACGCTCAAGATGGAGATCCTGTTAAGGGGAAATCTTTATTTAACGCCAACTGTGCCGCTTGTCATCAGTTAGACAAGAAAATGACCGGGCCTGCGCTTCGAAATGTCGAAACACGACTCAGTGAAGAGGAAGGTTTGGACAGAGTCTGGCTCAACGCTTGGATTCGCAACAGTTCAGCCTTAATCAAGTCTGGAGATGCGTATGCAAACAAAATTTACGCTGAATACAACGGATCTGCAATGACTGCTTTTCCAGGGTTTTCAGATGATGATATCACAAACATCTTAGCCTATACGGCTCAAGAAAAAGCAACTCCTGTAGCTGCTGTTGCAACTGCTGTGCAAGGTGGGCAAGCTGAAGGCGGTGTTTCTCAAGAACTTGTTTTAGCGGCTCTCGCCATTCTTTTTGGATTGCTAGCTTTAGGATTGTTTTTAGTAAACAACACATTACGTCGTTTCGCTTCTGCAAACAATGTTGAAATTGCTGAAGCGGTTAAGAAAAAATCACTTTGGAAAGCCTTTATTCAAAACCAATTTTTAATGTTGGTTGTGGCGATCTTCTTCTTGTTATCAAGTGCCTATTTTGTATATGGCTACTTTATGCAGGTGGGTGTTGACCAAGGATACCAACCGATTCAACCGATACATTACTCTCATAAAATTCACGCCGGTGACAATGGAATTGATTGTAAATACTGTCACTCTTCTGCACGTGTGAGTAAGCACTCTGGAATTCCAGCGCTGAATGTGTGTATGAACTGTCACAAGTCTATTTACGAAGTGTCACCAGAAACGGCAACGGACGAGTACACGAAAGAATTTTATGACGGAGAAATCAAAAAATTATACGATGCTGTAGGTTGGGATGATGCCGAACAGAAATATACAGGAAACACGAAACCAGTCAAATGGGTGCGTATTCACAACCTGCCTGATTTCGCCTATTTCAATCACTCGCAACACGTTGTGGTGGCTGGATTGGAATGTCAAACATGTCACGGACCTGTAGAAGAAATGGAAATTATGTATCAGTTCTCTCCATTAACGATGGGCTGGTGTATCAATTGTCACAGAGAAACAAATGTAAAAGTTCAAGACAACGGCTATTATGATAAAATCCACGAAGCACTCACCAAGAAATACGGTGTAGAGCAATTGACCGCAGCCCAAATGGGTGGTTTAGAATGTGGAAAATGTCATTATTAG
- a CDS encoding DUF3341 domain-containing protein, with amino-acid sequence MGSSKVIHALYTDDDVLLSAVKSVRSEKHHIEEIFTPFPVHGLDKAMGLEPTRIAIAAFMYGCVGLIVATVMMNYIMIEDWPQNIGGKPSFSYIENMPAFVPIMFELTVFFAAHLMVITFYLRSRMWPFKNAENPDPRTTDDHFLMEISVHDNENELKTLLTQTGAVEVHIVEKEAH; translated from the coding sequence ATGGGATCTTCAAAAGTTATTCACGCACTATATACAGATGATGATGTATTATTATCTGCAGTCAAGTCCGTACGTTCCGAAAAGCATCATATCGAGGAGATATTCACGCCTTTCCCAGTACACGGATTAGACAAAGCAATGGGATTAGAACCCACTCGTATTGCCATCGCTGCCTTTATGTATGGCTGTGTTGGTTTGATTGTAGCGACTGTCATGATGAATTACATCATGATCGAAGACTGGCCTCAAAACATTGGTGGAAAACCGAGTTTTAGCTATATCGAAAACATGCCGGCATTCGTGCCAATTATGTTTGAGTTAACCGTCTTTTTTGCGGCTCACTTAATGGTGATTACCTTTTACCTAAGAAGTAGAATGTGGCCATTTAAAAATGCAGAAAACCCGGATCCAAGAACAACAGATGACCATTTTTTAATGGAAATCTCTGTTCATGATAATGAAAATGAATTAAAAACCTTGCTGACCCAAACAGGAGCAGTAGAGGTTCATATCGTTGAAAAAGAAGCACATTAG